A DNA window from Haloactinospora alba contains the following coding sequences:
- a CDS encoding MarR family transcriptional regulator: MGNPLNLSFDPIERAHDSWSRRWGASPAMAAVTSIMRAQQILIGQLDNALKPYELTFARYEALVLLTFSSTGALPLGKIGERLMVHPTSVTNTIDRLEHQGLVRRLPNPDDGRGTLAQITDSGSEVVEEATRDLKAMDFGLDCYTEDELWQIHSLFTTLRVSFGDFPEGGEAMSAPD, from the coding sequence GTGGGAAACCCGCTGAATTTGTCCTTCGACCCGATCGAACGCGCGCACGACAGCTGGAGCCGTCGGTGGGGCGCGTCGCCGGCCATGGCCGCTGTCACCTCGATCATGCGTGCCCAGCAGATCCTCATCGGACAGCTGGACAACGCGCTCAAGCCCTACGAGCTGACGTTCGCGCGCTACGAGGCGCTGGTACTACTGACGTTCAGCTCCACGGGAGCGCTGCCACTGGGCAAGATCGGCGAGCGGCTGATGGTGCACCCGACCAGCGTCACCAACACCATCGACCGGTTGGAGCACCAGGGGCTGGTGCGGCGCCTGCCCAATCCCGACGACGGGCGCGGCACGCTGGCCCAGATCACCGACTCCGGGAGCGAGGTCGTCGAGGAGGCGACCCGGGACCTGAAGGCGATGGACTTCGGTCTGGACTGCTACACCGAGGACGAGCTGTGGCAGATCCACAGTCTCTTCACCACGCTGCGGGTGAGTTTCGGCGACTTCCCCGAGGGTGGAGAGGCCATGTCCGCTCCCGACTGA
- a CDS encoding DivIVA domain-containing protein has protein sequence MSSDIEAQLTNFFEEGNQATEFDVVLRGYDRHQVANYIEQKHTELQQAKEEAQQSRNELAEVKQQLEEQERPTYSGLGARIEQLLRLAEEQATELVQGARAEANDIKSAAKVEAAEMRAAAENETTELRTTAQREADEMRAAAESEAEEIRTTAQREADELTSSTEREVQKKRSAVDHEIAEKRASFEGEIAKLRTTTERECAQARASAKRERDETLQTAKRQADEMRAQAQRMLEESEAKRAQEESDFEIQLAGRREEAERQDAERLAAAQAATQKLVSEAEERAGTAEQRATKASNQAEQTRREAEQHAKQVVNNAKKSAEQITSEAKGKAEHLVNDAKSESDRIMTSAQQQVDELIRQRDSIQSHLQQLRQLLGGSGDAPMGGGQPAAPAAEEPAAIEPTEEKASSDGKGTEEKASQTAEPAAAASSTSTGSGSGSGNAADADDEDWWQE, from the coding sequence ATGTCGTCCGATATTGAAGCCCAGCTGACCAATTTCTTCGAGGAAGGCAACCAAGCTACCGAGTTCGATGTGGTGCTGCGCGGTTACGACCGGCACCAGGTCGCCAACTACATCGAACAGAAGCACACCGAGCTCCAGCAGGCGAAGGAGGAGGCCCAGCAGAGCAGGAACGAGCTCGCTGAGGTCAAACAGCAGCTGGAGGAACAGGAGCGCCCCACCTACTCCGGTCTGGGTGCCCGTATCGAACAGCTTCTGCGGCTAGCTGAGGAACAGGCGACCGAACTCGTCCAAGGCGCACGTGCCGAGGCCAACGACATCAAGTCGGCGGCCAAGGTGGAGGCGGCCGAGATGCGTGCGGCCGCCGAGAACGAGACCACCGAACTACGCACCACCGCGCAACGCGAAGCCGACGAGATGCGTGCGGCCGCCGAGAGTGAGGCGGAGGAGATCCGCACCACCGCACAGCGCGAAGCCGACGAGCTCACCTCGAGCACCGAACGTGAGGTGCAGAAGAAGCGCTCGGCTGTCGACCACGAGATCGCCGAGAAGCGCGCGTCCTTCGAGGGCGAGATCGCCAAGCTACGCACCACCACCGAACGCGAGTGCGCCCAGGCTCGTGCGTCGGCGAAGCGGGAACGCGACGAGACGTTGCAGACCGCCAAGCGCCAGGCGGACGAGATGCGTGCCCAGGCGCAGCGCATGCTCGAGGAGAGCGAAGCCAAGCGGGCCCAGGAGGAGTCCGACTTCGAGATCCAGCTCGCCGGGCGCCGGGAGGAGGCCGAACGGCAGGACGCCGAGCGTCTCGCCGCGGCCCAGGCGGCCACGCAGAAGCTCGTCTCCGAGGCCGAGGAGCGGGCAGGCACGGCCGAGCAGCGGGCCACGAAGGCCAGCAACCAGGCCGAGCAGACCCGGCGCGAAGCTGAGCAGCACGCCAAGCAGGTCGTCAACAACGCGAAGAAGAGCGCCGAGCAGATCACGAGCGAGGCCAAGGGCAAGGCCGAACACCTCGTCAACGACGCCAAGTCGGAGTCGGACCGGATCATGACGTCCGCCCAGCAGCAGGTGGACGAGCTGATCCGGCAGCGCGACAGCATCCAGTCGCACCTGCAGCAGCTCCGGCAGCTGCTGGGGGGCAGCGGGGACGCTCCGATGGGAGGCGGACAACCCGCCGCTCCCGCCGCCGAGGAGCCCGCCGCGATCGAGCCGACCGAGGAGAAGGCGTCCAGCGACGGCAAGGGCACCGAGGAGAAGGCGTCCCAGACCGCGGAGCCGGCAGCCGCGGCGTCCTCCACCTCCACGGGTTCCGGTTCGGGGTCCGGTAACGCCGCTGACGCCGACGACGAGGACTGGTGGCAGGAGTAG
- a CDS encoding glycoside hydrolase family 18 chitinase, giving the protein MATTATAALTVVPLALSPTPAAADTAAGDVTVTYTEGSSWETGYSGQLTIDNASQSPLSDWTLEVTLPDGTSIDSLWNAEMEQEGQSYTITPPSWGAEVPADGTHQIGFNGSSSSGETAPLDCTVNGAPCSGDPGGEDSEAPTAPGGLSVEDTSATSIDLSWTRSSDNVGVTGYEIHDGESVVGTTTGDSPAGTVTGLSPDTEYTLTARAFDAAGNRSDHSEPVTVRTAEQGDGGGPSDGQRRVGYFTQWGIYDRDYLVKDIDTSGTAEKLTHINYAFANVNADGTCFQANQAGEGDAWADYGRSFSAAESVDGEADTWDQDLRGNFNQLRELKEKHPHLTVNLSIGGWSWSKNLSDAALTEESRQQLVSSCVDMFLRGNLPVMDGAGGPGAAEGVFDGIDLDWEWPASEGHEDNTVRPEDKENYTALVEEFRTQLDSLEQETGRDYELTSFMPADPEKVEAGYEVEKIMPNFDFVTVQGYDFHGAWQGNTNHQSNLSLVDGDPGPEPFSSEIAVEAWTERGADPDDLVLGVPFYSRGWTGVEPGPNGDGLFQDAEGPAAGPYEDGIDDWKNVKDLSGYELYRDNEAGTAWLYDGETFWTYDDEKSMEQKVDWAQSNDLGGIMAWSLDGDDAQGSLMNAIDQSLN; this is encoded by the coding sequence GTGGCCACAACAGCCACCGCGGCCCTCACCGTCGTTCCGCTAGCACTCTCCCCCACCCCGGCGGCGGCCGACACCGCGGCCGGCGACGTCACCGTCACCTACACCGAAGGTTCCAGCTGGGAAACCGGCTACAGCGGCCAGCTCACGATCGACAACGCCTCCCAGTCCCCGCTGTCCGACTGGACCCTCGAGGTCACCCTCCCCGACGGCACCAGCATCGACAGCCTCTGGAACGCCGAGATGGAGCAGGAGGGACAGAGCTACACGATCACCCCGCCCTCTTGGGGAGCCGAGGTTCCCGCCGACGGGACGCACCAGATCGGCTTCAACGGCTCCTCCTCCAGCGGGGAGACCGCACCGCTGGACTGCACCGTCAACGGCGCCCCGTGCTCCGGTGATCCCGGCGGGGAGGACAGCGAAGCCCCCACCGCACCAGGCGGTCTCAGCGTCGAGGACACCTCGGCCACCAGCATCGACCTCTCCTGGACACGATCCAGCGACAACGTGGGGGTCACCGGCTACGAGATCCACGACGGCGAGTCCGTCGTCGGCACCACCACCGGCGATTCCCCGGCGGGAACGGTCACCGGCCTCTCCCCCGACACCGAGTACACCCTCACCGCGCGCGCCTTCGACGCCGCCGGGAACCGCTCCGACCACAGTGAACCGGTCACCGTGCGCACCGCCGAGCAGGGCGACGGCGGCGGACCGTCCGACGGGCAGCGCCGCGTCGGCTACTTCACGCAGTGGGGCATATACGACCGCGACTACCTGGTCAAGGACATCGACACCAGCGGAACCGCGGAGAAACTCACCCACATCAACTACGCGTTCGCCAACGTCAACGCGGACGGCACGTGCTTCCAGGCCAACCAGGCGGGCGAGGGCGACGCCTGGGCCGACTACGGCCGTTCGTTCAGCGCCGCGGAGAGTGTCGACGGTGAGGCCGACACCTGGGACCAGGACCTCCGCGGCAACTTCAACCAGCTGCGGGAGCTGAAGGAGAAGCACCCCCACCTGACGGTCAACCTCTCCATCGGCGGATGGAGCTGGTCGAAGAACCTCTCCGACGCCGCCCTGACCGAGGAGTCCCGACAGCAACTCGTCAGCTCGTGCGTGGACATGTTCCTGCGCGGGAACCTGCCCGTGATGGACGGCGCTGGCGGCCCGGGTGCCGCCGAGGGCGTCTTCGACGGGATCGACCTGGACTGGGAGTGGCCCGCGTCCGAGGGACACGAGGACAACACCGTGCGCCCCGAGGACAAGGAGAACTACACCGCTCTCGTCGAGGAGTTCCGCACCCAGCTCGACTCACTGGAGCAGGAGACCGGCCGGGACTACGAGCTGACCTCGTTCATGCCCGCGGATCCGGAGAAGGTCGAGGCGGGTTACGAGGTCGAGAAGATCATGCCGAACTTCGACTTCGTGACGGTGCAGGGCTACGACTTCCACGGCGCCTGGCAGGGCAACACCAACCACCAGTCCAACCTGAGCCTGGTGGACGGCGACCCGGGGCCCGAGCCCTTCAGCAGTGAGATCGCGGTCGAGGCCTGGACCGAGCGGGGCGCCGACCCCGACGACCTCGTACTCGGCGTTCCCTTCTACAGCCGGGGATGGACCGGTGTGGAGCCCGGGCCCAACGGGGACGGGCTCTTCCAGGACGCCGAGGGCCCCGCTGCCGGGCCGTACGAGGACGGCATCGACGACTGGAAGAACGTCAAGGACCTCTCCGGCTACGAGCTGTACCGCGACAACGAGGCCGGTACCGCCTGGCTCTACGACGGGGAGACGTTCTGGACCTACGACGACGAGAAGTCCATGGAACAGAAGGTCGACTGGGCGCAGTCCAATGACCTGGGCGGGATCATGGCGTGGTCCCTGGACGGGGACGACGCGCAGGGCAGCCTGATGAACGCCATAGACCAGTCGCTCAACTAG
- a CDS encoding acetyl-CoA C-acetyltransferase codes for MPGSVIVSGARTPTGRLLGSLAGFSGADLGAVAIRAALERAGLGGERVDYVLMGQVLQAGQGQIPSRQAAVAAGVPMTVPSLTINKVCLSGLDAIALADQLITAGEVETVVAGGMESMTNAPHLLPNARQGYKYGSVEVLDTTAHDGLTDAFDGDSMGASTERHNARLGIGRAEQDAYAARSHQRAAEAGKEGRFDAEITPVSIPQRKGEPTLFTEDEGIRPDTTAEGLGRLRPAFSPEGTITAGTSSQISDGACALVVMSRAKAEELGCEILAEVGAHGNVAGPDNSLQSQPSNAINHALAKSGGSVRDLDLIEINEAFASVALQSTRDLGVSEDIVNADGGAIALGHPIGASGARIALHLIHELRRRGGGRGAAGLCGGGGQGDALLFSVSG; via the coding sequence ATGCCCGGATCCGTCATCGTCAGTGGCGCGCGTACCCCGACCGGCCGCCTGTTGGGATCCCTCGCGGGATTCTCCGGGGCGGACCTCGGAGCGGTCGCGATCAGGGCCGCGTTGGAGCGCGCCGGCCTGGGGGGCGAACGCGTCGACTACGTCCTCATGGGCCAGGTGCTCCAGGCGGGCCAGGGCCAGATCCCCTCGCGGCAGGCCGCGGTGGCGGCGGGAGTCCCGATGACCGTCCCCTCGCTCACCATCAACAAGGTGTGCCTGTCCGGGCTGGACGCGATCGCGCTCGCTGACCAGCTGATCACCGCGGGAGAGGTCGAGACGGTCGTCGCCGGTGGTATGGAGTCGATGACCAACGCCCCGCACCTGCTGCCCAACGCGAGACAGGGCTACAAGTACGGTTCGGTCGAGGTGCTCGACACCACCGCCCACGACGGTCTCACCGACGCGTTCGACGGCGACTCGATGGGAGCCTCCACCGAACGGCACAACGCCCGTCTCGGCATCGGACGCGCCGAACAGGACGCCTACGCGGCGCGCTCCCACCAACGCGCGGCCGAAGCCGGCAAGGAGGGGCGCTTCGACGCCGAGATCACCCCGGTGAGCATCCCCCAGCGCAAGGGCGAACCGACCCTCTTCACCGAGGACGAGGGAATCCGTCCGGACACCACGGCCGAGGGGCTGGGCCGGCTCCGTCCCGCGTTCTCCCCCGAGGGCACCATCACCGCCGGCACCTCCTCCCAGATCTCCGACGGGGCCTGCGCCCTCGTCGTGATGAGCCGCGCCAAGGCCGAGGAACTGGGATGCGAGATCCTCGCGGAGGTCGGCGCGCACGGCAACGTGGCAGGTCCGGACAACTCGCTGCAGTCGCAGCCCTCCAACGCCATCAACCACGCGCTGGCGAAGTCGGGCGGCAGCGTCCGGGACCTGGACCTGATCGAGATCAACGAGGCGTTCGCCAGCGTCGCGCTGCAGTCCACCCGGGACCTGGGCGTCTCGGAGGACATCGTCAACGCGGACGGCGGCGCCATCGCGCTGGGCCACCCCATCGGCGCCTCCGGTGCCCGGATCGCGCTGCACCTGATCCACGAGCTGCGCCGCCGCGGGGGAGGACGCGGCGCGGCCGGCCTGTGCGGTGGCGGCGGCCAGGGAGACGCCCTGCTGTTCAGCGTCTCCGGGTAG
- a CDS encoding cytidylate kinase-like family protein translates to MAYVVTISATYGAAGSVIGPALAERLGVTFLDRAIPATVAREIGCSLQEVLEHDDRAPTGFGRLLASAARLPTVTLGSVDATFVGATDAEGRLLYDQEFVDHTDRVLRRLSEQGGVILGRAAAVVLADHHNALHVRLDGPKERRLQQALRIHESAPEESRAGGTEGRDAPSMRELEDNDRARAAYVRRFYRTDPSRPQLYHLVLDSTALPFSSCVSVVERLARDRAGG, encoded by the coding sequence ATGGCATACGTGGTGACGATCTCCGCGACCTACGGGGCGGCGGGAAGCGTGATCGGGCCCGCCCTGGCCGAACGCCTCGGCGTCACGTTCCTCGACCGGGCCATCCCCGCAACCGTGGCCCGGGAGATCGGGTGTTCCCTGCAGGAGGTCCTGGAACACGACGACCGGGCCCCCACCGGTTTCGGACGCCTGCTCGCGAGCGCTGCCCGGCTGCCCACCGTCACGTTGGGCAGCGTTGACGCGACGTTCGTCGGCGCCACGGACGCTGAGGGGAGGTTGCTCTACGACCAGGAGTTCGTCGACCACACGGACCGCGTGCTCCGGCGGTTGTCCGAACAGGGCGGCGTGATCCTGGGCAGGGCGGCGGCCGTCGTGCTCGCCGACCACCACAACGCCCTGCACGTCCGGTTGGACGGCCCCAAGGAGCGCCGGCTGCAGCAGGCCCTGCGGATACACGAGTCCGCGCCCGAGGAGAGCCGTGCCGGCGGCACCGAGGGCCGGGACGCTCCCTCGATGCGGGAACTCGAGGACAACGACCGGGCTCGGGCGGCCTACGTCCGCCGGTTCTACCGGACCGACCCCTCGCGTCCCCAGCTGTACCATCTGGTTCTGGACTCGACCGCGCTCCCGTTCTCCAGCTGTGTGTCGGTCGTCGAGCGGCTGGCGCGCGACCGGGCGGGCGGATGA
- the meaB gene encoding methylmalonyl Co-A mutase-associated GTPase MeaB yields MDASELVSRLLRHDRRALARGISLVENAAPELRAIMSGLAPHTGSARTVGLTGPPGVGKSTTSNALVTALRSRGESVAVLAVDPSSPFTGGALLGDRVRMQEHSGDNGVFIRSMASRGHLGGLSWATPHALRLLDAAGFDVLLVETVGVGQAEVDIAAHADTTVVLSAPGMGDAVQAAKAGVLEIADILAVNKADRDGARATVRELRQMVARGEGDADRWKPPVVSTVAESGDGVGELLGRVDAHQEHMRAAGELERRRHRRAREEIEAIALGALRQRLADVRSGAGLDTLADEVTSGSSDPYSAADTLLDALER; encoded by the coding sequence ATGGACGCTTCGGAACTCGTCAGCCGCCTACTGCGCCACGACCGCCGCGCGCTCGCGCGCGGGATATCCCTCGTGGAGAACGCCGCACCGGAGCTGCGCGCCATCATGTCCGGGCTCGCGCCGCACACGGGCAGCGCCCGCACCGTCGGACTCACCGGCCCGCCGGGTGTCGGCAAGTCCACGACCAGCAACGCACTGGTCACAGCGCTGCGTTCCCGGGGGGAGAGCGTCGCCGTGCTCGCGGTCGACCCCTCCTCCCCGTTCACCGGCGGGGCGTTGTTGGGAGACCGGGTCCGGATGCAGGAGCACTCCGGCGACAACGGGGTGTTCATCCGCTCGATGGCCAGCCGGGGCCACCTGGGTGGCCTGTCGTGGGCGACACCGCACGCGCTGCGCCTGCTGGACGCCGCCGGGTTCGATGTGCTGCTGGTGGAGACCGTGGGTGTGGGGCAGGCCGAGGTGGACATCGCCGCCCACGCCGACACCACTGTGGTGCTCTCCGCGCCGGGTATGGGCGACGCCGTGCAGGCGGCCAAGGCGGGGGTTCTGGAGATCGCCGACATCCTCGCGGTGAACAAGGCCGACCGGGACGGCGCGCGGGCCACGGTCCGGGAACTGCGCCAGATGGTCGCGCGGGGCGAGGGCGACGCCGACCGGTGGAAGCCCCCGGTCGTGAGCACCGTGGCGGAGAGCGGGGACGGTGTCGGGGAACTGCTGGGCCGGGTGGACGCGCACCAGGAGCACATGCGCGCCGCGGGGGAGCTCGAACGCCGCAGGCACCGGCGGGCGCGCGAGGAGATCGAGGCGATCGCCCTCGGCGCGCTGCGGCAGCGGCTGGCGGATGTCCGCAGCGGCGCGGGGCTGGACACACTCGCCGACGAGGTCACCAGCGGCTCCAGCGACCCCTACTCCGCCGCGGACACCCTCCTGGACGCGTTGGAACGCTGA
- a CDS encoding acyl-CoA mutase large subunit family protein, whose amino-acid sequence MGEDIEAGRARWQERYDAARKRDADFSTLSGQQVEPVYGPPQGAAVPGFDRIGWPGEFPYTRGLYPTGYRGRPWTMRQFAGFGNAEQTNERYKMILESGGGGLSVAFDMPTLMGYDSDDRHALGEVGHCGVAVDSTADMDTLFDGIPLGEVTTSMTISGPAIPIFCMYLAAAERQGVDIGTLNGTLQTDIFKEYIAQKEWLYPPEPHLRLIGDLMEYCAEHIPAFKPLSVSGYHIREAGATAAQELAFTLADGFGYVELGLSRGLDIDQFAPGLSFFFDAHIDFFEEIAKFRAARRIWARWMRDTYGAASEKSQWLRFHTQTAGVSLTAQQPYNNVVRTAVEALSAVLGSTNSLHTNALDETLALPTEQSAEIALRTQQVLLEETGVANVADPLGGSYYVEALTDQLENEAERLFERIRRMGGGEQAHHGIGPMTSGILAGIDSGWFSSEIAESAFQYQQALEKDEKRIVGVNRHTSTVSGELDILRISHEVEREQNQALTHRREQRDGPAVEAALTRLRRAAADPGSGNLIPIVLDAARAEATLGEICHAMGEVFGTYTEESRF is encoded by the coding sequence ATGGGTGAGGACATCGAGGCGGGACGCGCCCGCTGGCAAGAACGCTACGACGCGGCCCGCAAACGCGACGCCGACTTCAGCACGCTCTCCGGGCAGCAGGTCGAGCCCGTGTACGGCCCCCCGCAGGGCGCCGCCGTCCCCGGTTTCGACCGGATCGGCTGGCCGGGGGAGTTCCCCTACACCCGCGGCCTGTACCCCACCGGTTACCGGGGGCGCCCGTGGACCATGCGGCAGTTCGCCGGTTTCGGCAACGCCGAGCAGACCAACGAGCGCTACAAGATGATCCTCGAGTCCGGCGGGGGAGGACTGTCGGTCGCCTTCGACATGCCCACGCTCATGGGTTACGACTCCGACGACCGGCACGCGCTGGGCGAGGTCGGACACTGCGGTGTCGCTGTCGACTCGACGGCCGACATGGACACCCTCTTCGACGGCATCCCGCTCGGCGAGGTAACCACGTCGATGACCATCAGCGGGCCGGCGATCCCGATCTTCTGCATGTACCTCGCGGCGGCCGAACGCCAGGGCGTGGACATCGGCACGCTGAACGGCACACTCCAGACCGACATCTTCAAGGAGTACATCGCGCAGAAGGAGTGGCTGTACCCGCCGGAACCGCACCTGCGCCTCATCGGTGACCTGATGGAGTACTGCGCGGAGCACATCCCGGCGTTCAAGCCGCTCTCCGTGTCCGGGTACCACATCCGGGAGGCGGGCGCCACGGCGGCGCAGGAACTCGCGTTCACCCTCGCGGACGGTTTCGGGTACGTCGAGCTCGGACTGTCGCGCGGCCTGGACATCGACCAGTTCGCCCCCGGCCTCTCGTTCTTCTTCGACGCCCACATCGACTTCTTCGAGGAGATCGCGAAGTTCCGCGCGGCACGCCGGATCTGGGCCCGCTGGATGCGGGACACCTACGGCGCCGCGAGCGAGAAGTCCCAGTGGCTGCGTTTCCACACCCAGACCGCCGGGGTGTCGCTCACGGCCCAGCAGCCCTACAACAACGTGGTGCGCACGGCGGTGGAGGCACTGTCGGCGGTACTGGGCAGCACGAACTCGCTGCACACCAACGCACTGGACGAGACCCTCGCGCTGCCCACCGAACAGTCGGCCGAGATAGCCCTGCGCACACAGCAGGTGCTGCTGGAGGAGACCGGCGTGGCCAACGTCGCCGACCCGCTCGGCGGCTCCTACTACGTGGAGGCGCTCACCGACCAGCTGGAGAACGAGGCCGAGCGCCTCTTCGAACGCATCCGCCGGATGGGCGGCGGAGAGCAGGCCCACCACGGCATAGGGCCGATGACCTCGGGAATCCTCGCGGGGATCGACAGCGGGTGGTTCAGCTCGGAGATCGCCGAGTCCGCCTTCCAGTACCAGCAGGCCCTGGAGAAGGACGAGAAACGCATCGTCGGTGTGAACCGCCACACCTCCACCGTCTCCGGCGAGCTGGACATCCTGCGGATCAGCCACGAGGTGGAGCGTGAACAGAACCAGGCCCTCACCCACCGCCGCGAGCAACGGGACGGCCCGGCGGTCGAGGCCGCGCTGACGCGGCTGCGCCGGGCCGCCGCCGATCCCGGGAGCGGCAACCTGATCCCGATAGTCCTGGACGCGGCGCGTGCCGAAGCGACCCTCGGCGAGATCTGCCACGCCATGGGGGAGGTCTTCGGTACCTACACCGAGGAGTCGCGCTTCTGA
- a CDS encoding tetratricopeptide repeat protein: MQPSDYSTQSAVDLSARKAALEREAKRQAEESSGTANPYAIDVNEENFQQEVLERSMNTPIVLAVLQQHSEQSSQVESALDQLAVAAGGQWGLAKIDVQASPQLAQALRVSAAPMVAMVIGGQVVPGPSGAANQEQLRDWLSQVFDGLRQQGVLPEDYSGLGQEEAQQGAQEQGEDQQPQDPVEAEAQEALQRGDFAAAEAAYAKAVEAQPEDENAKLKLAQVRLVSRVHDLDAAAARQAAADDPDDVEAQIKVADIDMYGGKFEDAFERLIGAVRRTSGNDRDRARKHLLTLFEVLPSGDPRVNQARRSLTSALF; this comes from the coding sequence ATGCAGCCTTCGGACTACTCCACGCAGAGCGCGGTCGACCTCTCAGCTCGCAAGGCGGCCTTGGAACGTGAGGCCAAACGGCAGGCCGAGGAGTCGTCCGGTACAGCCAACCCGTACGCTATCGACGTCAACGAGGAGAACTTCCAGCAGGAAGTCCTCGAACGTTCGATGAACACACCCATCGTCCTCGCTGTCCTGCAGCAGCACTCCGAACAGTCCTCCCAGGTGGAGTCCGCGCTGGACCAGCTCGCCGTCGCGGCCGGTGGCCAGTGGGGGCTGGCGAAGATCGACGTGCAGGCCAGCCCGCAGCTCGCGCAGGCGTTGCGGGTGTCCGCGGCGCCGATGGTGGCCATGGTCATCGGGGGCCAGGTCGTCCCCGGCCCCAGCGGTGCCGCCAACCAGGAGCAGCTGCGCGACTGGCTGAGCCAGGTCTTCGACGGCCTGCGGCAGCAGGGGGTCCTTCCCGAGGACTACTCCGGTCTGGGGCAGGAGGAAGCACAGCAGGGCGCCCAGGAGCAGGGCGAGGACCAGCAGCCGCAGGACCCGGTGGAGGCCGAGGCGCAGGAGGCGCTGCAACGTGGCGACTTCGCCGCGGCCGAGGCCGCCTACGCCAAAGCGGTGGAGGCACAGCCGGAGGACGAGAACGCCAAACTGAAGCTCGCACAGGTCCGGCTCGTCTCCCGGGTCCACGACCTGGACGCCGCGGCGGCGCGCCAGGCGGCGGCGGACGACCCCGACGACGTCGAGGCCCAGATCAAGGTCGCCGACATCGACATGTACGGCGGCAAGTTCGAGGACGCCTTCGAACGGCTGATCGGTGCGGTGCGTCGGACGAGCGGTAACGACCGGGACCGGGCGCGCAAGCACCTGCTGACGCTGTTCGAGGTGCTGCCCTCGGGCGACCCGCGGGTCAACCAGGCGCGGCGGTCGCTGACCTCGGCGCTGTTCTGA
- the mce gene encoding methylmalonyl-CoA epimerase: protein MLTRIDHVGIACHSLDSTIDFYRRTYGFEVAHVEVNEEQGVREAMLRVNGTDDGGASYLQLLEPIREDSPVAAFLARKGEGVHHIAFGTPDVAAEAGSVAENGVRVLDAEPRRGTMGSTITFLHPKDCGGVLTELVQAAGDDEQAGAPDA from the coding sequence ATGCTCACTCGCATCGACCATGTTGGTATCGCCTGTCACTCGCTGGACTCCACCATCGATTTCTACCGGCGCACCTACGGGTTCGAGGTGGCGCACGTGGAGGTCAACGAGGAGCAGGGAGTGCGCGAGGCGATGCTGCGCGTCAACGGGACCGACGACGGCGGCGCCAGCTACCTGCAGCTGTTGGAGCCGATCCGGGAGGACTCCCCGGTGGCGGCGTTCCTCGCGAGGAAGGGGGAGGGAGTGCACCACATCGCGTTCGGAACTCCCGACGTCGCCGCGGAGGCGGGCAGCGTCGCCGAGAACGGGGTGCGGGTACTGGACGCCGAGCCGCGCCGGGGAACCATGGGGTCCACGATCACGTTCCTCCACCCCAAGGACTGCGGGGGTGTCCTCACCGAGCTCGTGCAGGCGGCCGGAGACGACGAACAGGCCGGAGCTCCGGACGCCTGA